A genomic region of Coraliomargarita sinensis contains the following coding sequences:
- the hisH gene encoding imidazole glycerol phosphate synthase subunit HisH, which translates to MTSQENSSRPRLAVIDYGMGNLRSVLRAWQHIGADAYLVHAPKELEGADAVVFPGQGAIVDAMRLLKDTGFDHAIRDWIAADRPFFGVCLGFQALFEHSEEGDSEGLGVFKGSVKRFRVDPTLKIPHMGWNTVTFEEGAPYTDGLVSGQDQFYFVHTYYVEPADPALTLFETDYGGKFVSGVCSGRCVATQFHPEKSQAKGLHLYRNFLRTL; encoded by the coding sequence ATGACATCCCAAGAAAACAGCTCTCGGCCACGGCTTGCCGTCATTGATTACGGAATGGGTAACCTACGTAGTGTCCTGCGTGCCTGGCAACACATCGGAGCGGATGCCTATCTGGTGCATGCCCCCAAGGAGCTGGAAGGGGCGGATGCCGTCGTCTTTCCCGGGCAGGGCGCAATAGTGGATGCCATGCGGCTGCTCAAAGACACCGGCTTCGATCATGCGATTCGTGACTGGATCGCTGCCGACCGACCGTTTTTCGGGGTTTGCCTTGGTTTTCAGGCCCTTTTCGAACATTCGGAAGAGGGCGATTCCGAGGGACTAGGCGTCTTCAAGGGTTCAGTGAAGCGTTTCCGGGTCGATCCGACCCTTAAGATTCCCCACATGGGCTGGAACACGGTCACTTTTGAGGAGGGAGCGCCCTACACCGACGGGCTCGTTTCCGGTCAGGACCAGTTTTATTTCGTTCACACTTACTACGTGGAGCCTGCAGATCCAGCACTGACTCTTTTCGAAACCGATTATGGTGGAAAATTTGTCTCCGGGGTTTGCTCCGGCAGATGTGTTGCCACACAATTCCACCCTGAAAAAAGTCAGGCAAAAGGATTGCATCTCTATCGTAACTTCTTGAGAACGCTTTAG
- the hpt gene encoding hypoxanthine phosphoribosyltransferase, translating to MQANDAVPNPLEDLDTILVDEAALKSRLTELGREINATYEGKELAVIAIINGAIIFVADLIRELNLSIQLDCIRVSSYRDETRPMQEPEIIDKIRLDLKDVDVLLIDDILDTGKTLSRVCQIFRKLQPASLRTCVLLDKQTTRSVDFEADFVGFQIPDEFVVGYGLDFAERYRQLPCIGVLKPELQNPPEWT from the coding sequence ATGCAGGCTAACGACGCAGTTCCCAATCCCCTTGAAGACTTGGACACCATCCTCGTGGATGAGGCTGCACTCAAGTCACGCCTTACTGAACTCGGCCGCGAGATCAATGCGACCTACGAGGGCAAGGAACTGGCTGTGATCGCCATCATCAACGGAGCTATCATTTTCGTCGCCGATTTGATCCGCGAGCTCAACCTGTCCATTCAACTCGATTGTATCCGGGTCTCATCATACCGCGATGAAACCCGCCCTATGCAGGAGCCGGAGATCATCGATAAGATCCGCCTCGACCTGAAGGATGTCGATGTGCTGCTGATCGACGACATTCTGGACACCGGAAAGACGCTTTCGCGCGTCTGCCAGATCTTTCGTAAGCTACAACCAGCGTCGCTGCGTACCTGCGTGCTGCTCGACAAGCAGACCACCCGTAGTGTTGATTTTGAAGCCGATTTCGTCGGTTTCCAGATCCCGGACGAATTCGTGGTCGGCTACGGTCTGGACTTTGCCGAGCGCTACCGGCAATTGCCCTGTATCGGTGTCCTCAAGCCGGAGCTACAGAATCCTCCGGAGTGGACCTAG
- the fabG gene encoding 3-oxoacyl-[acyl-carrier-protein] reductase, which produces MTESTEKKVALVTGAGRGIGKSIAELLASKGHHVVCVSRSEGSCGAVADAINADGGSAESLAVDVSDKAAVQAACEKLLEAHGTVDILVNNAGITKDGLLFRMSDDDWEDVIATNLTSCFSFIKHLARPMTRKRWGRIINMSSVIGLTGNAGQANYAAAKAGMIGLTKSLAKEFAARNVTVNAVAPGFIATDMTAELNEKQQEAIVGMVPMKRMGQSSDIAATTAFLASEEAGYITGQVFTVDGGMVM; this is translated from the coding sequence ATGACTGAATCTACCGAGAAAAAAGTAGCCCTGGTAACGGGTGCCGGCCGAGGAATCGGCAAAAGTATCGCCGAGCTTCTTGCGTCCAAGGGGCACCACGTCGTCTGTGTGAGCCGTTCCGAAGGTTCTTGCGGCGCTGTGGCCGATGCTATCAATGCGGATGGCGGCTCAGCCGAGTCCCTCGCCGTTGATGTTTCCGACAAGGCGGCCGTGCAAGCGGCCTGCGAGAAACTCCTCGAAGCACACGGCACAGTTGATATCCTCGTCAATAACGCCGGTATCACCAAAGATGGTTTGCTCTTCCGCATGAGCGATGACGACTGGGAGGATGTGATTGCCACGAATCTGACCAGCTGCTTCTCTTTCATCAAGCATCTCGCCCGTCCTATGACGCGCAAACGCTGGGGCCGCATCATCAATATGTCCTCCGTGATCGGATTGACCGGTAATGCAGGACAGGCGAACTACGCTGCGGCCAAGGCCGGGATGATCGGACTGACCAAAAGCCTCGCCAAGGAGTTTGCCGCCCGCAATGTGACGGTTAACGCAGTCGCCCCCGGCTTTATCGCCACGGACATGACGGCGGAACTCAACGAAAAGCAGCAGGAAGCTATCGTCGGGATGGTTCCCATGAAGCGTATGGGTCAGTCGTCGGACATTGCGGCGACTACCGCATTTCTCGCCTCCGAGGAGGCTGGCTATATCACCGGACAGGTTTTTACAGTTGACGGTGGTATGGTGATGTGA
- the fbaA gene encoding class II fructose-bisphosphate aldolase, translating to MPVATPAQYAAMIDAAQKGNYAYPAVNVTSITTINAALKAFADAKSDGIIQVSTGGGQFASGLDVKDAAFGAIVLAEATHILAEKYDVLVALHTDHCHPEKVDSFLKPLFEASRKRKAEGKGPLFQSHMFDGSVVDLEENLKISKELLKECAELDIILEVEAGCVGGEEDGHDTSGLPIDKLYTTPGDMLDVYEALQPIGRFLFAATFGNVHGSYKPGAVKLKPEILRDGQKAVIDKHGEEAKMDLVFHGGSGSELSDIRETLEYGVVKMNIDTDTQYAFTRPVVTHICENIEGVLKIDGEVGNKKTYDPRSYLKKAEANMAARLVKAAEDLCSNGKTIFGTV from the coding sequence ATGCCAGTAGCAACACCTGCTCAATACGCCGCAATGATTGATGCTGCCCAGAAGGGCAACTACGCCTATCCGGCGGTCAACGTCACATCGATCACCACGATTAACGCCGCTCTCAAAGCCTTTGCCGACGCAAAGTCCGACGGCATCATCCAAGTTTCGACTGGCGGTGGTCAATTCGCTTCCGGTTTGGACGTGAAAGACGCAGCCTTCGGTGCCATCGTTCTGGCCGAAGCGACTCACATTCTTGCGGAGAAATACGACGTGCTTGTAGCTCTCCACACCGACCACTGCCACCCGGAAAAGGTCGACAGCTTCCTGAAGCCGCTTTTCGAAGCCTCGCGCAAGCGCAAGGCCGAGGGCAAGGGTCCGCTCTTCCAGTCCCACATGTTCGACGGATCCGTGGTCGACCTTGAAGAGAATCTCAAGATTTCCAAGGAGCTGCTCAAGGAGTGCGCTGAACTCGACATCATCCTCGAAGTCGAAGCCGGCTGCGTCGGCGGTGAAGAAGACGGCCACGACACCTCCGGCCTTCCGATCGACAAGCTTTACACCACTCCCGGCGACATGCTCGACGTCTACGAGGCGCTCCAGCCGATCGGCCGTTTCCTCTTTGCCGCGACATTCGGTAACGTGCACGGTTCCTACAAGCCCGGCGCGGTCAAACTGAAGCCGGAGATCCTCCGCGACGGCCAGAAAGCGGTCATCGACAAGCACGGCGAAGAGGCCAAGATGGACCTCGTTTTCCACGGTGGCTCGGGCTCTGAACTGAGCGACATCCGGGAAACCCTGGAATACGGTGTGGTCAAGATGAACATCGACACCGACACGCAGTATGCCTTCACCCGTCCGGTCGTAACACACATCTGTGAAAACATTGAAGGTGTGCTCAAGATCGACGGTGAAGTCGGCAACAAGAAGACTTACGACCCGCGCAGCTACCTCAAGAAGGCAGAAGCCAACATGGCCGCACGCCTGGTTAAGGCAGCCGAGGACCTGTGCTCCAACGGCAAGACCATCTTTGGCACGGTCTAA
- the fabF gene encoding beta-ketoacyl-ACP synthase II — MRLNFFTETMSGDIDKRRVVITGIGTVTSYGDGVDTFWENLLAGKSGISRVESFDVTDYPSQVGAECLHFDAGKYMDPKEARRNDRYTQFAVAGARMALDDANLDPEKIESDRFGVLIGSGIGGMITIQTQSRRLYEMGPRKVSPFMIPSLIANIASGVVAIEVGARGPNFGIVSACASGTHSIGEAFQMIRDGEADVMLAGGSEAAITELGYAGFCSMKAMSTSYNDAPETASRPFDKGRDGFIMGEGTGVLVMETLEHAQARGATIYCEVGGYSATCDAYHITSPDPEGKALGAAMTNVVKEAGITADDVSYINAHGTSTPYNDKFETGAIKKAFGEAAHKLAVSSTKGMTGHLLGAAGGIESAVCALAIRDNKIPPTINYKDPDPDCDLDYVPNTMRETEVNVAMCNNLGFGGHNATLLFKKLG; from the coding sequence ATGCGGCTTAATTTTTTTACCGAGACCATGAGTGGAGATATTGATAAAAGACGAGTCGTAATAACCGGCATCGGCACCGTGACGAGCTACGGTGACGGTGTGGATACCTTTTGGGAGAACCTGTTGGCGGGCAAAAGCGGGATCAGTCGGGTGGAATCCTTCGACGTGACGGATTATCCCTCGCAGGTCGGTGCAGAATGTCTGCATTTTGATGCCGGCAAATACATGGATCCCAAGGAGGCCCGCCGGAACGACCGTTATACGCAATTTGCCGTTGCCGGGGCCCGCATGGCGCTTGACGACGCAAATCTGGACCCGGAGAAGATCGAGTCGGATCGGTTTGGTGTTCTGATCGGTTCCGGGATTGGCGGGATGATCACCATTCAGACGCAAAGCCGCCGCCTCTATGAAATGGGCCCGCGCAAGGTCTCTCCTTTCATGATTCCCTCTTTGATTGCCAACATTGCCAGTGGTGTGGTCGCTATCGAAGTCGGTGCCCGCGGGCCTAACTTTGGTATTGTCAGCGCTTGTGCCTCTGGCACTCACAGCATCGGCGAGGCTTTTCAGATGATTCGCGACGGTGAGGCTGATGTCATGCTGGCCGGGGGGAGCGAAGCGGCGATTACCGAGCTGGGCTACGCCGGCTTCTGTTCGATGAAAGCCATGAGCACGAGCTACAACGATGCGCCTGAAACCGCCAGCCGACCCTTCGATAAGGGTCGCGATGGTTTCATCATGGGTGAGGGGACCGGTGTCCTGGTCATGGAAACACTCGAGCATGCGCAAGCACGCGGTGCTACCATCTATTGCGAGGTCGGCGGTTACAGCGCGACCTGCGATGCCTACCATATTACTTCACCTGATCCCGAGGGTAAGGCGCTTGGCGCCGCTATGACGAATGTCGTCAAGGAAGCCGGCATCACTGCGGACGATGTTAGCTACATCAATGCGCACGGCACCTCCACGCCCTACAACGACAAATTTGAAACCGGAGCGATCAAGAAGGCTTTCGGCGAAGCAGCTCACAAATTGGCGGTATCTTCGACAAAAGGCATGACCGGTCACCTCCTAGGTGCGGCTGGTGGCATCGAGTCGGCCGTCTGTGCTCTGGCAATTCGCGATAACAAGATTCCGCCCACAATTAATTACAAGGATCCGGATCCGGATTGTGACCTTGATTACGTGCCGAACACCATGCGGGAGACAGAGGTCAATGTTGCCATGTGCAATAACCTCGGCTTTGGCGGTCACAATGCCACACTTCTGTTCAAGAAGCTGGGCTAG
- a CDS encoding acyl carrier protein has product MADQTIEQRVKTIIVDQLNVNDEQVTPEASFLDDLGADSLDTVELIMAFEEEFSDEIDGEIPESDAEKLQTVGDVIKYITEKAG; this is encoded by the coding sequence ATGGCAGACCAAACTATCGAACAACGCGTTAAGACCATCATCGTCGACCAACTCAACGTCAACGACGAGCAAGTGACTCCGGAGGCATCCTTCCTGGATGATCTTGGTGCCGATTCACTCGACACAGTCGAGCTGATCATGGCTTTCGAAGAGGAATTCAGCGATGAGATCGACGGTGAAATTCCCGAATCCGACGCAGAAAAGCTCCAGACCGTAGGTGATGTGATCAAATACATCACTGAAAAGGCCGGATAA
- a CDS encoding citrate synthase, producing MEKTGTIRLGNENFEFPIIEGTEGEKALDTRTLRAKSGCITFDEGYGNTGSCQSDISFIDGEKGILRHRGYPIEQLAEHSSFLETAMLVIYGELPHEECLDAFRQHVRRNASIHTGMHHHFDGFPSDAHPMAILSAMLNSLGAYYPEMSSNNRDQDLAHFDETAALLISKVRTIAAMTFRMKMGLPFEYPDHKRRYTENFLHMMFSEPYGEYVDDHGAAEALDLFLMLHADHEQNCSTSTVRMVASGGANLFASVSAGVCALWGPSHGGANMAVIKMLEEIHQDGDDGTRFIEAAKKGEAKLMGFGHRVYKNYDPRAKILGKSAENMLQSMGMQDPLLDIAKRLEQAALEDDYFVSRKLYPNVDFYSGIILKAIGIPVEMFTVMFAIGRMPGWIANWKEIAENPKSRIHRPRQIYTGETQRDYVKLGDR from the coding sequence ATGGAAAAGACAGGCACAATACGACTCGGCAACGAGAACTTTGAGTTTCCTATCATCGAAGGAACTGAAGGCGAAAAAGCATTGGATACGCGCACTTTGCGGGCGAAATCCGGCTGCATCACTTTTGATGAAGGCTACGGAAATACCGGCTCCTGCCAAAGTGACATTAGCTTCATTGACGGCGAAAAGGGAATTCTGCGCCACCGCGGCTACCCCATCGAGCAACTGGCGGAACACTCGTCTTTTCTCGAAACGGCCATGCTCGTGATCTACGGCGAACTGCCTCATGAGGAGTGCCTGGATGCTTTCCGCCAGCACGTGCGCCGGAATGCCTCTATCCACACGGGCATGCATCATCACTTTGACGGTTTCCCCAGCGACGCACACCCCATGGCAATTCTTTCGGCCATGCTCAACTCACTGGGCGCGTACTACCCGGAAATGTCTTCCAACAACCGGGATCAGGACCTTGCCCACTTCGACGAAACCGCTGCTCTTCTGATCTCTAAAGTCCGTACCATCGCGGCCATGACCTTTCGGATGAAGATGGGACTCCCTTTTGAGTATCCCGACCACAAGCGCCGCTACACTGAGAACTTTCTGCACATGATGTTCTCTGAGCCCTACGGCGAATACGTTGATGACCACGGGGCTGCGGAGGCACTCGACCTCTTCCTGATGCTGCACGCTGACCACGAGCAGAATTGCTCAACCTCGACCGTCCGGATGGTCGCTTCAGGTGGCGCGAATCTCTTCGCCTCTGTCTCTGCCGGTGTTTGTGCGCTTTGGGGCCCGTCTCACGGCGGTGCCAATATGGCCGTCATTAAGATGCTGGAGGAAATTCATCAGGACGGCGATGACGGCACCCGCTTCATCGAAGCCGCCAAAAAGGGCGAGGCCAAGTTAATGGGCTTCGGTCACCGTGTTTATAAGAATTATGATCCACGGGCCAAGATTCTCGGCAAGAGTGCGGAGAATATGCTTCAGAGCATGGGCATGCAGGACCCCCTTCTCGATATCGCCAAGCGTCTCGAGCAGGCTGCATTGGAAGACGATTATTTTGTTTCCCGCAAGCTTTACCCGAATGTGGACTTCTACAGCGGCATCATCCTCAAAGCGATCGGTATCCCTGTCGAAATGTTCACGGTGATGTTTGCTATCGGCCGTATGCCGGGCTGGATCGCGAACTGGAAGGAAATCGCTGAGAATCCAAAGAGTCGCATTCACCGCCCCCGCCAAATTTACACCGGCGAGACGCAGCGTGATTACGTTAAGCTCGGCGACCGCTAA
- a CDS encoding Gfo/Idh/MocA family protein, producing MNQSNLLRSRRNFLKLGSCAFISASLRGQQILGANSRLRLAIVGCGIRGNEHLKMFHKLPDVEIVAICDPDTARMDGMMARFNKKRPSEETLKVDHIQDYRKLYERMDIDAVVIASPNYWHALHAIQAMQAGKHVYLEKPVSFTPWESAQLEAAERKYSKVIAAGYQNRSSTGPRAGIKYVQDGNLGKIRKVRSICYRNRDSIGKLTEPLKIPDTVDYDLWLGPAKQHTLMRPQFHYDWHWDFHTGSGDIGNQGVHEIDLVCWLLGDPELPRKIQTFGNRFAWDDAGDTPNMITSWFQMGGADVIIEVNDMRLSPDRNVSPHFMGTRVGIVAECEKGYLKGGRFGMMAVEPDGKTVIKKFPGDGGETHPRNFVDAVKASDSSLLRSSIRSANASACLAHFSNISHRVGELAGSNSLKEFLSSNHDLSKILSSQDEQLTAWGIPEPEYFVGQSLQIDPTLRTIEGPWVDESLTGPHYRKGFELKPVV from the coding sequence ATGAATCAATCCAATCTTCTAAGATCCCGTCGCAACTTTCTGAAACTCGGCTCCTGCGCGTTTATTTCGGCAAGCCTGAGAGGCCAGCAAATTTTGGGAGCGAACAGTCGCCTGCGGCTGGCGATTGTGGGTTGTGGCATCCGCGGTAACGAACATCTGAAGATGTTTCACAAGCTGCCTGATGTCGAAATCGTAGCGATCTGCGATCCGGACACGGCACGGATGGATGGGATGATGGCGCGATTCAACAAGAAACGTCCATCCGAAGAGACTTTGAAGGTCGACCACATTCAGGACTACCGAAAGCTCTACGAGCGCATGGATATCGATGCCGTCGTCATTGCCTCGCCAAACTACTGGCACGCGCTGCATGCGATTCAGGCGATGCAGGCCGGCAAGCATGTCTATCTCGAGAAGCCTGTGTCTTTTACCCCCTGGGAAAGCGCTCAACTGGAAGCGGCGGAACGGAAATACAGCAAGGTCATCGCGGCCGGTTATCAAAACCGATCCAGCACCGGACCACGGGCCGGCATCAAATATGTGCAGGACGGCAATCTAGGTAAAATCCGGAAGGTCCGCTCCATCTGCTACCGCAATCGCGATTCCATAGGCAAGCTGACCGAACCCTTGAAAATTCCGGATACTGTCGATTACGACCTCTGGCTTGGACCCGCGAAACAGCACACCCTGATGCGTCCACAGTTCCATTACGACTGGCACTGGGACTTCCACACCGGGAGCGGCGACATCGGCAACCAGGGGGTACATGAGATCGATTTGGTTTGCTGGTTGCTGGGCGATCCGGAACTGCCCCGCAAGATACAAACGTTTGGTAACCGCTTCGCCTGGGATGACGCCGGCGACACCCCAAATATGATCACCTCCTGGTTTCAAATGGGCGGGGCCGATGTCATTATCGAGGTAAACGACATGAGGCTTTCCCCTGATCGTAATGTTTCCCCGCACTTCATGGGAACCCGCGTCGGTATTGTTGCCGAATGCGAGAAGGGCTACCTCAAGGGCGGTCGTTTTGGCATGATGGCCGTGGAGCCTGACGGCAAAACCGTCATCAAAAAGTTTCCCGGTGATGGCGGCGAAACGCATCCCAGAAACTTTGTTGATGCGGTCAAAGCCTCGGATTCATCACTTCTGAGATCCAGCATCCGTTCGGCGAATGCGTCTGCCTGCCTGGCTCATTTTTCCAATATCAGTCATCGCGTGGGTGAACTGGCCGGGTCGAATTCACTCAAGGAATTTCTTAGCTCAAACCATGATTTGTCGAAAATCCTGTCCAGTCAGGATGAACAACTGACCGCATGGGGCATCCCGGAACCGGAGTATTTTGTCGGCCAGAGCCTGCAAATTGATCCCACGCTCCGCACGATCGAGGGCCCTTGGGTCGATGAAAGCCTGACAGGCCCCCACTATCGAAAAGGTTTCGAGCTGAAGCCAGTAGTTTAG